The Geotoga petraea genome segment TTGCTGATAAAGTATCAAAATCATTATATTTTAATTATATTATTTTTTCCATTGTGATGGTTTTGATAATTTTTATAGCCACCTATGGAATTATAAAACAAAATGTTCAAAACAATCTAAATATTCTTTTTAAAAATAAAGAAGATTTCATAAATAATTATTATCTTGATATGACAGACGAATTTTTTTCTTACATGTTAGGAACTAATCAAGAAATTGAAAACATTGATTTCGTCTATAACCTGGATAACCTATCTTTTGTTAAGACTCCCGAGACCCAAAGTTCTTTTAGTTTTTCATATGAAGATTTATCTAAACAAATATACGTAAATGATTCAAATCAATTATACCTTATAAATTGGCAATATTTTGATACTAAAAGGTATATATACGGGGTTAGTCTCGAAAATTTGAACAAAGCTTTAAATTCTGAAGGCCAAACTGGTGATTTTATTTCTGTTATCAAATACAATGATCGCTATATAATTCCCAATTCGGTTGTTTTCAAATCAAAGTTAGAAAATATTCTAAGTGAGTATCCTTCAAAGATCTCTCTCGAAAATAATTCCTATGAAGTTTTATATGGAAATATTAGAAGTTTTGATTTTTTTCTTCTATATAATTCAACAGTTTTATTACAATTAAGGAATACTTTAATTATAATAGCTGCTATATTTTTAGTTTTGGGATTTTTAATATCGAGGACAAACATACAGTACATTAAATCACAGATTTCCGAACCGATAACCTCTATTGTAAATGGGATAAAAAATGTAAAAAATAACAGAAGCAAAGAAATAATTTATTCTGAAGATGACGAATTCAGACTTATAAAAGATGAGTTTAACTCTTTATACAAAAGTTTATCAAAAACGATTAAAGAGCTGGAGATTTCAGAAAATAATTTAAAAAAGAACTCTGAATTTAAAAGCAATATATTGAAAATTTTGTCTCATGAAATCAGGACTCCTATACATACAATCATGGGGTTTTCAGATATTTTACAAATGAAAATAGATAGTGAAGAAGACAAAGAAAATTTGAGAACAATTAAAAAATCATCTGAAGATATATTGAATAAATTTGACAGGTTGTTTGAAAGGTCTAAAATTGAGTCAGAGTCAGATGAGATAAAATTAAAACTTTCTAAATTCAATATTTTAGATGTGATATTTGAAATATCCTCAAAATACGAATCTATGTGTAGAAAAAAGGGGATTAAATTGAAAATATCTGAAGAAAACCTTGAACAAATAGGAGATTCTCTTTTGGATTATAAAAAAGTTAAAAGGATTTTTGAAGAAGTAATAGATAATGCATACAAGTTTACCGATGAGGGCGAGATAACAATAAGTGTTGAAGACGAGGGCGATGAAATAGAAGTTTCTGTAAGAGATACTGGAATAGGTGTAAAGACAGAAAACATGGATTTACTCTATGATA includes the following:
- a CDS encoding HAMP domain-containing sensor histidine kinase — its product is MKSFADKVSKSLYFNYIIFSIVMVLIIFIATYGIIKQNVQNNLNILFKNKEDFINNYYLDMTDEFFSYMLGTNQEIENIDFVYNLDNLSFVKTPETQSSFSFSYEDLSKQIYVNDSNQLYLINWQYFDTKRYIYGVSLENLNKALNSEGQTGDFISVIKYNDRYIIPNSVVFKSKLENILSEYPSKISLENNSYEVLYGNIRSFDFFLLYNSTVLLQLRNTLIIIAAIFLVLGFLISRTNIQYIKSQISEPITSIVNGIKNVKNNRSKEIIYSEDDEFRLIKDEFNSLYKSLSKTIKELEISENNLKKNSEFKSNILKILSHEIRTPIHTIMGFSDILQMKIDSEEDKENLRTIKKSSEDILNKFDRLFERSKIESESDEIKLKLSKFNILDVIFEISSKYESMCRKKGIKLKISEENLEQIGDSLLDYKKVKRIFEEVIDNAYKFTDEGEITISVEDEGDEIEVSVRDTGIGVKTENMDLLYDSFFQTENYLSRKKDGLGIGLSIVKSYVTMLGGQVFLEPLDEGTLVKVSFPKGINKQKISNIDPLEDIKNAQKIIEQNDLKRVLNIISNTLENIVKSTSEDSVYSNMVELQSIFKSNNFVNSYEINTEILNSLKEKETREIIDYYKEFKNVYETVSYSL